One genomic window of bacterium includes the following:
- a CDS encoding nucleotidyltransferase domain-containing protein produces the protein MISEETINQVTNLLKAAAPHATVILFGSQARGEAGVHSDLDIMVIEPKVTARRAEMVRLSDVLRPLKIPVDIVVSSRDDFQEWSDMPGTVFHRAAREGRVLYDTAG, from the coding sequence ATGATTTCGGAAGAAACCATCAATCAGGTCACAAATTTGTTAAAAGCGGCAGCCCCGCATGCCACGGTGATCCTCTTTGGATCGCAGGCCCGGGGAGAGGCAGGTGTACACAGTGATTTGGATATTATGGTCATTGAACCAAAGGTAACTGCCAGGCGTGCTGAAATGGTACGGCTTTCCGATGTTCTTCGTCCCTTGAAAATTCCGGTGGATATCGTTGTTTCCAGCCGGGATGATTTTCAAGAGTGGTCTGACATGCCAGGCACGGTTTTTCATAGAGCAGCCCGTGAAGGACGTGTTTTATATGAC